One Prunus dulcis unplaced genomic scaffold, ALMONDv2, whole genome shotgun sequence genomic window, CGGTTCCGCAGGCCACAATAAAAGCACCTGTAAAAACAATATTCCATTGCGCAATGTATCTTAGACAATAAGATTTGTGTTGCTTTGGTAGGTCATGTGAACTCAACTTTTATTTGTGGTGGGTTTCGTGTTATGTTGAATGggaattcttttaaatttgcattATTTGGGTTGCATTGCTACAGCATGCTGATTTGGGTTGCATTGCTACAGCATGCTGTATTGCTGACAGATTGCCATTATATTGACCTTTTATTGTACTGGTATTGCTTTCTGATTGcaattataatttgagtgcGAAATTAAAGGGACTGGAATGTAATTCCAAATGGATCCAAAACATTAAAGTTCTTAGAATTCCTATATTACACAGTTACTGTGATACTCCGActataccttctttttttatcacaaattcGGCCGATGCATAGGCCAGATGTGGGGCAAATACAAGGTGAAATGTCCTATGTGTTTGACTACATATACTTGTTGAAGGAGCATTACGAATGTCAACCTCAATAGATTGCTCATGTCTTGCCAAGAACACTCTTGAATTTATGCAATGTGCCCAAGCCAGTCCCAAAGCTGGACTCACCCGTCTGCCTGATGTGTCCAGGGACTCCAAGTTTCCCAACCTCACCCCATTCACTCCATGATGTGGCCCAATAAAATCCACCACTTGGTTGGTGACAACCACCGCCAACCCATACTTATTTGCTAAACCCTTCAATGTCCCAGATATGTTGAAGAACATTTCAGACCGCCGTTTCAAATCTGCCGGTGTTGTCTGATACTGTGATCGGAACAATGCAGCAATGGAATCAATGACAATGAGTTTCACAGTTAGGCGGGTGTGATCAATGGCAATAAATGCTTCTATGTCTCCAAGGACATGGATGAGTTCTTGAGCATCATGAACACCATGAACATATATGTCTTCCAATGGCTCCAACCTTATTAAGTTGGGGTATGATGCATGATAAAGGTTGCCTAGTTGTTGCAATCGACGAAATGGGAAGCTGAATTCTGTGAATATGTAGATGGAGGAGCCCCCTAGTCCACCATGTGAGGGTGGGAGCTGAGCTCGTACCGTAAGTTGGAGACAAAGCTGCGTCTTCCCAGAACCACTCTCCCCTACTAATTCTGTTATGGAGTTGCAGGCTATCCCACCCCCCAAGCAGTGATCTAGTATTGGGCATCCAATGGATAATTTAGGGGTTGAAAGAGGAAGGAgcatgaggttttggggtgtCATGTTTGTGTCATTTAGGGGGGGATGTGATGGTGCTACAAggcatgcattatatatatatagagttcaTTTTGAAGGTCTGTACTGTAGGCCATCTATCTTTTAAGGAATGTTTAATTCATCCTTTTTCCAGGTTgtaattacttttttgtttatttattagtaTATTTTTGGACCATATAATTTAAACCATATTCTGATGCAGTACGTCCTCTAATAGGATCATATTGTGACTCTATCACTACTCTATTGTCCTGATATTGACATAATATTGCCACTATCCGCATGTTTATTGCATATATATTGCCGCTATATCGCCACAGAACTGGAGACCGATAAACTGTATACgcagaaatagaaaatgaggcttcatcattccataaaatcctatttccaaacttacataatacaacaacAGCCACC contains:
- the LOC117612475 gene encoding DNA repair protein XRCC3 homolog, which encodes MTPQNLMLLPLSTPKLSIGCPILDHCLGGGIACNSITELVGESGSGKTQLCLQLTVRAQLPPSHGGLGGSSIYIFTEFSFPFRRLQQLGNLYHASYPNLIRLEPLEDIYVHGVHDAQELIHVLGDIEAFIAIDHTRLTVKLIVIDSIAALFRSQYQTTPADLKRRSEMFFNISGTLKGLANKYGLAVVVTNQVVDFIGPHHGVNGVRLGNLESLDTSGRRVSPALGLAWAHCINSRVFLARHEQSIEVDIRNAPSTSICSQTHRTFHLVFAPHLAYASAEFVIKKEGIVGVSQ